Sequence from the Kineosporia succinea genome:
GGTCGGAGGCGAGCACTCCGACCAGGCTCACCGGCAGGTCGAGATGGGCCGAGGCCTCGGCCAGGGAGAGCAGGTGGGCGCACATGGCCACCAGCGCGCGTTCTTCCCGGGTGGCCGTGACCGGCAGTTCCCGGGTGGCGTCGGGAGCGATCAGCAGGGTCTCCACCCCGACCGTGTTACGGCTGGCCCGGGCCCGGCCGCGGGTGATGACGTAAGGGCGCAGGGCCCGCGCCGAGAAGTCTGGTTCCCCAGACCTCGTCACTGGACAGGGTCCTGCCGGGCCGGACTGCTGAGGTTGGCGGCGCCGATCTTCAGCACCTGGGCCTGCATCGCGCGCGCCACCTGACGGGGGTCGACCACGGGGTCGGCGACGACGGCCAGGTGGGCACCGTCGGCGCTGCGCAGGAACAGGAAACCGCCGTCGAACTCGATCATCTGGTGCCGCACGGCACCGTCGCCGGTGCCGAACTCCTGCCCCAGGGCGCGCCCCAGGGACTGCAGTCCGGAGCAGGTGGCGGCGAGCCGTTCGGCGCGGTCGCGGCCGAGGCCGGGCGAGCCGGCCAGGAGCAGTCCGTCAACACTGAAGACGACGACGTCGCGGACGCCGGGAACGACGCTCA
This genomic interval carries:
- a CDS encoding roadblock/LC7 domain-containing protein yields the protein MSDSQNNGQHDRGWMIAEVSVVPGVRDVVVFSVDGLLLAGSPGLGRDRAERLAATCSGLQSLGRALGQEFGTGDGAVRHQMIEFDGGFLFLRSADGAHLAVVADPVVDPRQVARAMQAQVLKIGAANLSSPARQDPVQ
- a CDS encoding DUF742 domain-containing protein is translated as MTRSGEPDFSARALRPYVITRGRARASRNTVGVETLLIAPDATRELPVTATREERALVAMCAHLLSLAEASAHLDLPVSLVGVLASDLIDAGYLTARSGTPKQAAPDSQLLQEVLHGLRGIR